A region of the Deinococcus planocerae genome:
CGATCTACCGCTCGCTGCGCCTCGACCACCGCAACCGGGAGGGACGCCTGGGCTTCGTCTCCCTGATTCTGGACGCGAGGAAGCCGCCGGACGCGCGGTAAAGCCTACGCCACCCCCTTCATCGCCCCGTCGAGAATCAACCCCAGCCGGTCGCGGGTGAAGGGGCGCTTGCCCTCCAGCAATCCGCGCTCGCCCGCGTGCAGGTGCCAGTGTTTGCTGCCGCCCATCAGCCGTAAAGACACGCCCTTCAGGTCCACATGCCGGGGGCTGACCGCCGCGACGAGGAGAGGCTGGCCGCCCGTCGTCAGGGCCACGCTCATGACGGTGGTGGGCAGGTCGTAGGGGCGCTCCATGCGGTAGATGTAGTCGGGGAAGTCGGCGACCTTCTGGAAGGCCAGACCCCGCGCGGCGGCCTCCGCCTCCAGCCAGCCCAGAAGCTCGACCCACTGCGCGTACAGGTGCCCGTCGGATGCGTGTGCCATGTGGAAACGAGTGTAACAAGCGCGGCGGGGGAGGGGTCGGTCATTTCGCCGATGCCTTTCCACGGCCCGGCGTGCTCTCCTCCCCCCATGCGGCGTGTCCTCGTCACCGGAACCACGGGCAGCGGCAAGACGACCCTCGCCCGCGCCCTGGCCGCCCGCCTGGGCCTGCCGCACGGCGAGCAGGACGCCTGGAACCACCTCCCCGGCTGGCAGGAGGCGCCGCCGGAGCAGTTTCGCGCGCAGGTGGACGCCTTGACCGCGCAGCCCGCCTGGGTGATGGACGGCAACTACAGCAAGGCCCGCGACCTGGGCTGGACGCGGGCCGACACGCTGGTGTGGCTGGATTACCCGGCCCCGCTCGTCTTCTGGAGGTTGCTGCGGCGCACCGTGCGGCGGGGCCTGACCCGCGAGGAGCTGTGGAACGGCAACCGCGAGCACCTGGGAGTCAACCTCCTGACCCGGAACGGCATCCTCGCCTGGTTTTTCCGCACCCACTGGAAGCGGCGCCGGGAGATGCCCGGCCTCGTCGCGGGGTATCCGCACCTCCGGGTCGTGCGGCTGCGCTCCCCCCGCGAGGCCGACCGCTGGCTCGCCTCCCTCATCCCTGAAGCAGCATCCGTCCCCCCGCCGCGTTCAGCCTGACCTCGCCGCCCTCAAGCACCTCTCCGCTCAGCCCGTCCCGCCACTCGCCTCCCGGGAGGGTGAGGGTGACCTCGTGCCCCTCCCCGCGGCGGCTGGCAAGCACGACCGCCCGCTCTGCCCGCCCGTCCGCGTGCGTGAACTCGCGCAGGAAGGCCATCGCGTCCGGCTCCGCGTGCAGGAAGCGGAGGTTCCCCTCTTGCAGGACGTGCGTCTCGCGGCGCAGGTGGATGAGGGCCCGGACCCTCGCCCGCAACTCCTGATCCCACCTCGCCTCGTCCCAGGGCATGCTCTCGCGGCACCACGGCATCTGGCCGCGCGTGTGCTGTGAGAGGCCGATCTCCGAGCCGTAGTACGTGCAGGGCACGCCCGCGTACCCCATCAGAAGCGTGAAGGCGGCCAGGAAGCGGGTGCGGTCGTCGTCTACACGTTTGAGAGCCCGCGAGATGTCGTGCGACTCCAGGAGGTTGAACATGCTCAGCGCGACCTGGGGCGGCAGGGCGTGGTAGGCGTCCCAGAGGATGTCGGCGAGTTCTACCCCATCCAGGCGGCTCGGCTCGCCCAGGTGCGTCTCGCCGCTGAGCCACTGCATCACCGGCAGGCCGAAGCCGTGGTAGTTCATCGCCCCGTCCTCGCCCCGCCCGTCGAGCGCGTGCTCGGGGTCGTAGAAGCGTTCGCCGAAGACGTAGGCGTCCGGTCTCTCTTCCCGCGCCGCCGCCTTGAGAGCCCGGTGCAGCGGGAGGTTGTCCTCGTCCGTTCCCCCCGTCCCGATCATGTGCGCCACGTCGAGTCGCCAGCCCGCCGCCCCCTGCCGCAGCCAGTGGCGCACGACGCTCTCCTCGCCGCTGAAGAACTCCTGCACCGCGAATTCGTTGCGGTAGTCGATCTTCGGCAGGGTCGGCACGTCGAAAAAGGCGTGGTAGGACGGCTTGCCCGGCTCGTCCCGCCAGGTGAAAAGGGCCCGCTCGGGGGCGTCCTCCCGCTCCAGCGCCGCCCGGAACAGCCCGTTCTCGTTGCCCATGTGGTTGAACACGCCGTCGAGCACGAGGCGGATGCCCGCCTCACCCGCCGCCGCCGACAGCTCCTCCCACGCCGCGTCCCCTCCCAGGTGCGGGTCCACGTGCCGGTAGTTGCTGATGTCGTAGCGGTGATTCGACGGGCTGACGAAGATCGGGGTGAGCCACAGGGCGTTCACGCCGAGGTCTTGCAGGTACGGAAGGGCCTGCGTGACCCCCTGGAGGTCGCCGCCGTAGTGCGCGTGCACGTCGCCCGACTTCGTGATGGGCGAGCCCCACTCGGCGTGCTCGACGGGCCGCCCGGCGTACAGGTACTCGCCCGTCCGCACGTCGTTCGCGGGGTCGCCGTTGCGGAAGCGGTCGGGGAAGATCTGGTAGAAGACGCTGCGCCACGCCCACTCGGGCGAGACGTGCCCCGCGAGGTACTGGAACCAGTTGCGGAAGCCCCGCCGCGAGTGGTGCAACCCCAGCCCGGTGAGGTTGAGGTGGTCGTCGGGGAAGAGGAGCAGCCAGGCGTAACGGACCCTCGCCTCGTGGACGGGCAGCTCGGCCTCGAACCAGCGGCCTTCTCCGCCCAGCCCCGTCACCTCCCGCGCCGGGAGCAACTCGACCTCACCCACCCGCACGAGCTTGAGTTTGACCTCGGTGACCGGGAGCGTCACCCGGACCCGGATGCGGACCGTCTCGCCGACCTCCGCGCCCAGCCGTTCGGTGTAACCCGGCGTGTGGTCGTGCTGTGCCTCTCCCGCCCAGTTCGTGTTCATCCCTCTGCCCTCCACGGTTCTGTCTCAAGAGCCGCCCGGCACGGTCCCTCCTGTTTCATCCACAGGAGGTCGTGCCGGGCGGGCAAGCGTTGCCTTCGGGTTGTCGCGCTCGGAGCCGGGCCCCGAACCGTGCCGCAAGTCTGAAGGGGAGGGGGCGCCCGGTCAAGGGGGCGGGCGGCGGGCTTCCCGGAAAATCCCCTCCCCGCCTGAAACGTCCCGGCCCCGCGCACGTAGACTGGGGCCATGACCGCCCGCCGCCAGACCGTCACCACCTGGGTGGGGAACGTGCCCGTGGGGAGCGCCCACCCCGTTGTCGTGCAGTCCATGACGAACACCGACACCGCCAACGCCGAGGCCACCGCGATCCAGGTCGCCCAGCTCGCCCGCGCCGGGTCCGAGATCGTCCGCGTGACCGTGAACACCCGCGAGGCCGCTGCCGCCCTTCCCGAGATCGTCGCCCGGCTCCACGAGGTCGGCATCGACGTGCCCATCGTCGGCGACTTCCACTACAACGGCCACATCCTCCTCGCCGAGTTCCCCGAGACCGCCCGTCTCCTCGCCAAGTACCGGATCAACCCCGGCAACGTCGGCGCGGGGCAGCACCACGACGCCAACTTCGCCACGATGATCGAGGTCGCCAAGGCGTTCGGCAAACCCGTCCGCATCGGCGTGAACTGGGGGTCCCTCGATCAACAGGTCCTCGCCCGGTTGATGGACGAGAACGCCCGGCGCGGCAGCCCCAAGAGCGGCACCGACGTGATGATCGACGCGATGGTCGTCTCGGCCCTGGAGTCGGCCCGCTACGCCGAGAAACTCGGCCTCCCGCACGACAAAATCATCATCTCCGTCAAGGTCAGCTCCGCCCCCGAGCTGTGGCAGGTCTACCGCCAGCTCGCGCCGCTGTGCGACTACCCCCTGCACCTCGGCCTGACGGAGGCGGGCATGGGCATGAAGGGCATCGTCGCTTCGAGCGTGGCGCTCGCTCCCCTCCTCGTGGACGGCATCGGCGACACCATCCGTGTTTCGCTGACCCCCGAGCCCGGCGCCCCCCGCAAGCTGGAGGTGGAGGTCGCCCAGCAGATGCTCCAGAGCCTCGGCCTGCGTCAGTTCCTCCCCCAGGTGACCTCCTGCCCGGGCTGCGGGCGCACGACCTCCACCTTCTTTCAGGAACTCGCCCAGAAGATTCAGGACTACATCCGGGACGCGATGCCCGTCTGGAAGGCGAGGTACCCCGGCGTCGAGGAGATGCAGGTGGCCGTGATGGGCTGCATCGTGAACGGCCCCGGCGAGAGCAAGCACGCCAACATCGGCATTTCCCTGCCCGGCACGGGCGAGGACCCGCGCGCGCCGGTATACCAGGACGGCAAGCTGCTGACGACGCTGCGGGGGCCGCGCATCGCCGAGGACTTTCAGGAGTTGCTGGAGCGGTACGTGGAGGAGCGGTACGGTCGGGAGCGGGCGGGCGTCTGAATGGTGCAGGAACGGGCCGGGGTGTGGGTGTTCATGGGCTTGGGGGCTCAGCACCCTGCCGCCGTGTTCACGACGCGGGAACGGGCCGAAGCCTGGGTCCGTGAACACGGCCTG
Encoded here:
- a CDS encoding AAA family ATPase — encoded protein: MRRVLVTGTTGSGKTTLARALAARLGLPHGEQDAWNHLPGWQEAPPEQFRAQVDALTAQPAWVMDGNYSKARDLGWTRADTLVWLDYPAPLVFWRLLRRTVRRGLTREELWNGNREHLGVNLLTRNGILAWFFRTHWKRRREMPGLVAGYPHLRVVRLRSPREADRWLASLIPEAASVPPPRSA
- a CDS encoding NADH-quinone oxidoreductase subunit 15 — protein: MAHASDGHLYAQWVELLGWLEAEAAARGLAFQKVADFPDYIYRMERPYDLPTTVMSVALTTGGQPLLVAAVSPRHVDLKGVSLRLMGGSKHWHLHAGERGLLEGKRPFTRDRLGLILDGAMKGVA
- the ispG gene encoding flavodoxin-dependent (E)-4-hydroxy-3-methylbut-2-enyl-diphosphate synthase, which gives rise to MTARRQTVTTWVGNVPVGSAHPVVVQSMTNTDTANAEATAIQVAQLARAGSEIVRVTVNTREAAAALPEIVARLHEVGIDVPIVGDFHYNGHILLAEFPETARLLAKYRINPGNVGAGQHHDANFATMIEVAKAFGKPVRIGVNWGSLDQQVLARLMDENARRGSPKSGTDVMIDAMVVSALESARYAEKLGLPHDKIIISVKVSSAPELWQVYRQLAPLCDYPLHLGLTEAGMGMKGIVASSVALAPLLVDGIGDTIRVSLTPEPGAPRKLEVEVAQQMLQSLGLRQFLPQVTSCPGCGRTTSTFFQELAQKIQDYIRDAMPVWKARYPGVEEMQVAVMGCIVNGPGESKHANIGISLPGTGEDPRAPVYQDGKLLTTLRGPRIAEDFQELLERYVEERYGRERAGV
- a CDS encoding alpha-amylase family glycosyl hydrolase, with translation MNTNWAGEAQHDHTPGYTERLGAEVGETVRIRVRVTLPVTEVKLKLVRVGEVELLPAREVTGLGGEGRWFEAELPVHEARVRYAWLLLFPDDHLNLTGLGLHHSRRGFRNWFQYLAGHVSPEWAWRSVFYQIFPDRFRNGDPANDVRTGEYLYAGRPVEHAEWGSPITKSGDVHAHYGGDLQGVTQALPYLQDLGVNALWLTPIFVSPSNHRYDISNYRHVDPHLGGDAAWEELSAAAGEAGIRLVLDGVFNHMGNENGLFRAALEREDAPERALFTWRDEPGKPSYHAFFDVPTLPKIDYRNEFAVQEFFSGEESVVRHWLRQGAAGWRLDVAHMIGTGGTDEDNLPLHRALKAAAREERPDAYVFGERFYDPEHALDGRGEDGAMNYHGFGLPVMQWLSGETHLGEPSRLDGVELADILWDAYHALPPQVALSMFNLLESHDISRALKRVDDDRTRFLAAFTLLMGYAGVPCTYYGSEIGLSQHTRGQMPWCRESMPWDEARWDQELRARVRALIHLRRETHVLQEGNLRFLHAEPDAMAFLREFTHADGRAERAVVLASRRGEGHEVTLTLPGGEWRDGLSGEVLEGGEVRLNAAGGRMLLQG